Below is a genomic region from Homo sapiens chromosome X, GRCh38.p14 Primary Assembly.
taaaagcatGTATGCatgatatttatatatgtatgttggtaggtgtgtatgtgtgtgtatatctctgGCCTTGATGTAGATTTGCACTCACTGGTTTTGAAGAAAGATTTATTTAGTTTGTTCTCCTTCATAATACAAACCAATTTTACTTGTATAAGATTCCCTTGTGTTTAGAATTCATAATTACAGTAAAGAAGGCAAATATAGTCAGAGAGATGAAAACAGTTAATGAACAGCCCATTTGTTAAACAGCTGCAACTTTAGGAACGTTTACGTTAATATACTGAGCTGAAGTCTGCCTGCACTGCTATAAATATTACCCATTGGTTCTAGCCCACCCCTCAGGATACATATAAAAGAAGCCTATAACAATGTGattaagagcatgggctctggggCCAAAGTACCTGTGTTCAAATcaactctgctacttactagctttaaataataaataattaataagctAGCAATTAATTtaacctctccctctctctgtgctttatttttccatatctgtaaaatggagacaattacATTATCTAATTCAAAgcattgttgtaaagattaaacaaGTTTACTAAAATGCTTAGAACAcagtctggcacatagtaaacactacATAAGTGTTAGTGGTTGCAGCTATGCTGTTATTACTATGACTACTTTTTGCCAATGTAGCAGctctttaaaaatctaaatatagtAACCGTATCTCTGGTTAGTCTCTCCATCTCCAAGAGAGCTATGTTGAGTTTCGTTACCAGTTCCACTTTTGACATAGTTTTCAGATAGTTTGATCTTCCTGATCACCCTATTCTTGTCCTCAAGTATGTATATGGCCTTCTTTAAATAGAATCCCCAAAATGGAATGCAGTATTTCCACCTAGGGCCCTAATTCCTGTGGTTCGGGATGCCACTGAGGTCAGAGAGGTGCTAAAAGAAACACTCAGATGTAATCAATCAAGACTTTTACTGACTGTTGTCAACACCGTGCTAGTTATTATGAAGACTATAGCAGAAGTTATATTGTCTGCAATCTAACTAAAgtgacataaagaaaaaaaaacaggatagaCGAGATGATGTAGATATTTTCAAGGAAACAGTAAATCTCTATTTTCTATTCCTACTGTCTGATTATATAATTTTACCATCATGATTTAAATATCTGTGAAAATTAGtttaatgtagaaaataaaattacaaatttcattttaaataaaattcaatgataaataagaaaaatggtttttattttctctgattgctatgcaaataaactaggaaCTCTGAggaaaaaatctatattttaatgtataacttagtttaatttaaataatatgtttctTACTCAAGAATAATTCAGGTCTGTGGAAAATCTGACATTAACTCCAAATTGTTTATTATCCTTTCTCATTTAGTCAGTGAATCAAGCAGAAAATCATGGAATCAAAAACACTTTGCTTTGACATTTCCCAAACCACTCCAGAGAGGTACAAATGATAAATCAAGACCTTTGAAATCACAAATAACAGTTACTGTAAGTAtagaaaaagtcatttttaaaaacgAAATCTAAGTTGGtaaagcatatataaatataagtaagGCCTATATAACTTGAATTTTACTACCTGttggaagatatttttaaatttgtaattctCTGTACAACAGACTGCCCCTACCTGCTTTAGATTAAGCTCATATTTGTACATAATTATCCACATCAAAGACATTATCTAAGCAAGCTGGAGAACCTAATACTGCACCTGGCAAGTTCTATCAGGACATGTTTACCAGCTGCAAAAAGCagctaaaatttaaatattagagcAGAAACTGATCTTGATGAGGTTTCAAGGCctccttattttacaaaatatgaaATTCAGAGACGATATTAAGAGATTCAAGTTTTCTACTGTTTCTCTAAAGTCGAGTTATCCTATCAAttagcaaaaggaaaaataagcatATATAGGTCACCTATTATGAtatcaaacaatttttaaagcatcTCCCAGAGCAAAGTTACAGTCAATGCATTTATTCAAGGgtcatttattacatttttagtgATCCAACTTTCATGTTTCTCTTCAGGTCATCTTTTAATTCCATATTACCATTTGCTTGTTGGCACCTCTACTGAATAATTGAGGGAAAAtaagaagtaattttaaaatcagtcttTATGGTTATTTATGACTACAAGATTTGGCAAATATTTGGGtgagatttgaaaataaattacacCACTGCTGCACAAGTTAATGTGAATCAAGCATCTGTTTATTTCATTCAGTTTatgcctttgtttcttttttttgtgcaGTGCAGTTGGGGTCACAGACTCTCAATTTGACAAGACACTTTAAAAGCAGGAGTAGAAATTAGGCTAGGGTTTTACAACTATTACAGGAACTGTCATAACAAACTTCAAGTGGATCAGTTTATTTCTGATTTAACTTGGGGATAAACAGTGttcaatattttccaaaagatTCTCCCCATATAGAAGTCCCAAAAGCCTACTGTTGGTATTTGAGGACAAGTCCTGGAATGTCATGAGTCACTGTGGGCCTGCTCTAATCTCAATATGAATCattaatggaatcataaaatTCCCACTAAAGTCATTTTATTTCCAAAGTGGAGTTAtatgtctctttctgtctctctcttacacacacacacacacacacacacacacacacacacagacacaaccttgaaagagaaaaaaactaagtTTAAATAGAtggttaataaaaatataaacttttttatgTTTCAATATAGAAAGATAAAACTCATTCACAAATGCTTATTATTCTAACCAATCTTTTCAGAGACATGacaaaagaaaactagaagaagGCCAGAAACCAGCTCATAAATGGATAAGGCATTCTTTCAGAAAAATTTTGCAATGGCCACCCATTTACACAGCTGCCAGGGAACAGACTCCATTCAGACATCTTTATACTTCCAAAACCCATCTtaaaaaagcagaatataaaaagtccaaagatgaaaaaggaggaACACCTTTGAAGAAAGATTCCAAGAAAAAAGGAGGTTCATATGCAACAAATCCAGAATCCAAGCAAATAgtagaagagaaaactaaaagaCAAAATGAGGCAGATAAAACTCCCTTAAAATCATCACATGAAAATGAACAATCCAAGAAGTCAAAATCCAGTTCAGAAACTAATCCAGAATCCCAAAATTctaagacagtctcaaaaaattgttcacaaaaagataagaaagattCAAAGAATTCCAAGAAGACAAACACTGAATTCCTACATACAAAGAACAATCCAAAGAAAGATTTGAAGAGGTCAAAGACTAGTAATGATCCCATATCAGAGATTTGCTCAGAAAATAGTTTAAATGTTGATTTCCTCATGTTAGTGGGACAGTCTGATGATGAATCCATAAATTTTGATGCATGGTTAAGGAATTACTCACAGAATAATTCAAAGAATTATTCTTTGAAGTATACAAAGTATACAAAGAAGGACacaaaaaagaatgcaaagaaaagCTCTGATGCTGAATCTGAAGACTCAAAGGATGCTAAGAAAGATTCaaagaaagttaagaaaaatgtCAAGAAAGATGACAAGAAAAAGGATGTAAAGAAGGACACAGAGTCTACTGATGCTGAATCTGGAGACTCAAAGGATGAAAGGAAAGATACAAAGAaggataagaaaaaattaaagaaagatgaCAAGAAAAAGGACACAAAGAAGTACCCAGAGTCTACTGATACTGAATCAGGAGATGCAAAGGATGCAAGAAATGATTCAAGAAATTTGAAGAAAGCTTCAAAGAATGATGACAAGAAAAAGGATGCAAAGAAAATTACATTCTCTACTGATTCTGAATCTGAACTGGAGTCAAAGGAGAgtcagaaagatgaaaaaaaggataaaaaagattcaaagacagataataaaaagTCTGTCAAGAATGATGAAGAGTCTACTGATGCTGACTCTGAACCGAAGGGAGATTCAAAAAAGGgtaaaaaggatgaaaagaaggggaagaaagattcaaagaaagatgacaaaaagaaggatgcaaagaaaaatgcagaatctACTGAAATGGAATCTGATTTGGAGTTAAAGAAGGACAAGAaacactcaaaggaaaagaaaggttcaaagaAAGATATCAAGAAGGATGCAAGAAAGGACACAGAGTCTACTGATGCTGAATTTGATGAATCTTCCAAGACAGGCTTTAAAACATCTACAAAAATCAAAGGTTCAGATACTGAATCTGAAGAGTCACTATATAAACCTGGGGCTAAGAAGAAAATTGATGAATCAGATGGCACATCTGCAAATTCAAAGATGGAAGGACTGGAATCAAAGAGAGGATTCAGAATGTCATCCAAAAAGACTACATTCaatgaaaaaggggaaaaagcaaGTACAGGTAGAGTTCCTCCATCAAGAGAAAAACCACCACTCCCTGCTTGTGAGCCTTCTCTACCATCACCAAAGGTCAGACGTCTTTGTTGGTGCAAGATGCCTCCTCCACCTCCAAAACCAAGATATGCTCCTTTGGTAAGTTTACTACTGTTTTATATTTAGGCTGAAATGGATATAAAATGAAAGACTTTTTAAAGTTTGAATTTATGTTTTCTCCAAATAATAGTTATCTTTTACTAGAATATTGACAACTTTGTGACTcgaaggtaagaaaaataaagaatacctcACAAGGATGCAAAATACTGCAAAAAGTTATAAATTTAAGAGAATAGAAATTATTTGGactagagaagagagaaatgacttGTGATTTAAGAAAACGTGAAGTTATGTATAAAGAAGgtcattttgcaaaaaaaaaagtggttaagtTTTATActtggaaaagaacaaaaatgaaaattgactAAAACTTCTACAGGGGCAGATTTAAGCGAGATATAAAGACATTTCCTGAGAAGTTGCTGAATACAGTAAAAGCTAGATTAACCAAAATTCATACATAGCAGGTGGAATACATGCCAAGATTCAACtgtgcaaaaaaattaaattatttaatccatATCTCAAGTGGATTTTTTATGAGCCCTCATTATAACTGATATCAGGAAACAAAAGTTAACTTTTCAGAAATAACTATATCTTCTCTAATTTATAAACCTCATGTTAACTTTATCTATTTGGAGGTAAATACTCTGTCAACTTAAAGCTACTACTTCTCTCATCCAGGAGTCTTTCCCTTCAATCCCTTCCCCAATAGTCTGATTGTAAGGGAAAGCATAAATAGACATATTACATTAGACAGAGGAGTTCTGGattagttctcacactgctgataaagatatacctgaaaCTGagaaatttacagaagaaagaggtttaattagactcacagttccacatttcTGGGGAGGTCTctcaatcatggcaaaaggcaaggaggagcaagtcacatcttacttggatggcagcaggcaaagagagcttgtgcagagaaactcccgtttttaaaaccatcagatcttttgagactcattcactatcacaagaactgtgtaggaaagacctgcccccataattcaatcactttCCACTGGGCTCCTCCCACGACATGTGTGAATTGTGgaggttacaattcaagatgagatttgggtggggacacagccaaaccatatcaagtccCTATTCTACATGTTTcctccctttctgtctctatgatttttgGTTGGGTGTAACTCATTTACATGATTTCTGGGCATCAATCTTTGTTTCCTATGCTTGCATGGTATTCATTGTTTATTCTAAGCATCGTAGGACTGCTGCCCTCTGACCTGTTAAACTCACGGCTTCTGTAGATACAGCTAGTTCTTGACCCTaaacttctcatttttattaatttcctcctccctttcttctcctcaTTTCTCCCCCTTGTCACCTTCTTGTTCTTCTAACTCAAGAAatttatatttcctcttttaGGCTCAGAGAGatctattttatcttatattccaaatattttctatctttggTTTATAATAAAACTTTACATATGTACATCAATTTACttctcatatattaatattttttggaaGATAAAAACATCTTTTATCACTCTCAGAAAGCCTGGGTTTCAAGTCTAGCTTTCTCCCAGCAGACCCCAAAACTCTGCTTTGAGACTCAAAGTTGATTAATGACCCCCTTGCTCTAGGTGATATCTTCTTTCTCCACCAGATTGAGTTAATGGATGGCTAACCACTAGTGTGACAATacttataagaaataaaagtacactggggaataatttttaagataagtAAGAAGAAAGACTCTCAAATAGCTAGACTCTTTTCCACAGGCAGTTTttaggaaaagtaaataaaatataagaaaaaaattgaatacaaggattaattttaattaaaaaattatctttcaggGTATGTTCTAGGCTTGTACAATTCATGCCAAGTCTCTTTAATAAACTTCCATATGCTTTGCCACCATTCAGTTAGGCTTTTCTGTCTCTACTACTCCACTGAAACTTTTCCTTTAAAGGTTACCAAATACCTTCTTGTGGCCATATCTATAGgcttttcctccctcctcatcTTATTTCATAATTCAACAGCATTTAAACTAACCTTTCTGTCTGGAAATACTTCCATTACTTCACTTCTATGACTGTGCTCTCctgtttttatttctacatacTGGTAGATTTTAACCACCTTTATTGTATCCTTCTCTGCCTCATTATTAAAAATTGGAATGATCCTGTCTTTGTCCTGGACACTCTTTATTTACAGTCCTCCCTTTGTGAGTATATAGCGTTAAATGGCTTTAAATATTATCTATGTATTGATGATTCCAAAATTAATATCTCCAGTTATGACCTTCTAATTGAGCTCCAAAATCTCtccacttgaaatctccactatAGTATCTACTGGGCATCTCatacttaaaatgtttaaataatatttttaacccCACACTAAATTCTATTCCTCCCTTAGCTGTCTTCATCTTATCAGATGGCACCACCATCCAgccagttgatttttttaagccTGGACATAATCTCCTTCTCACTTCTTTTTCTCACCCTACACAGGTAATCCATCAGCAAGACTTGTTTACTCTACCTCCAAAATATGTCCTGACTGAATCCACTTTCCTTATCTCCATTACTACCACCTTCGTTGCTCCAGTCATCACCATCATTAGCATCTAGCTATCCATTaactcattatgttgcccaggctggtcttgaactcctgggctcaagcaatcttccagccttggcttcccaaagtgctgggattgtaggtgtaagccaccatgtctggcagaATAAAATTTCTTACCCTAGCTTCCAGTGTCTACAATCTTTAGCCCCTACCCATTTTTCACCATAATCATGTAGcacttcttctcttttctcttgtcaTCTAGCCAAACTggcattctttttgtttctcataAACACCAAGATTGTTTTCTTGCAAAGCCTTCTCATGTGCTGTTTCCTCTGATTGGAATATTCCTCCCACAGATCTTTGCATGtctattccttttcattatttagtTTTTCAGCTTAAGTGTTCTCTttagagaagccttccctgactacctTACTTTATGTTACCCTCTCATCCACCACTATGCAGTCACCCTCCGAACACTGCATCATACATTATTTGGCTTCactgaatttatatttatataaaattatattttattcatttgtttgttaatTATATTCAACATCAGAATTCAGGTTCTATGCAGGCAGTGAATCTAGCctgttttttcatatatatatatatatatacaaatatatataaatatatatatatatataaatataaatatatatatttgtatataaatataaatatatatatttgtatataaatataaatatatatatttgtatataaatatatatataaaaatatatatatttgtatataaatataaatatatatatttgtatataaatatatatataaaaatatatatatttgtatataaatataaatatatatatttgtatataaatatatatataaaaatatatatttgtatataaatatatatataaaatatatatatttgtatataaatatatatataaatatatataaatatatatataaatatatataaatatatataaatatataaatatatatataaatatataaatatatataaatatataaatatatatatataaatatataaatatatataaatatataaatatatatataaatatataaatatatataaatatatataaatatatatataaatatatataaatatatataaatatatataaatatatataaatatatatataaatatatataaatatatataaatatatataaatatatatataaatatatataaatatatatatattttcatacatgTCCACAGATTCAAAAACAGCAgctatatatatgaaaatatatattttaatatatgtccACAGATTCAAAAACAGCACCTATGTTATATTTAGTTGGTTGAGAATTTGGTCCCTCTAAAGAGCTACATATCACAGTAGGAGACATTCGGATATCCCTTTTTCCAAGCATTTTTCCTCTAGATATGTCattaaaacaagtatttttttaagtgagggTAGTCACAAAAATGCACTTTATATTCTAATTGGATGTCTGGAAGAGAATACCTATGTATCCTGCTCAATTGTGTATGGGGAACTTATGAACAAACTTTGTTATTGAATCTTATGgagttttctccttccttttttttttttttaatatgggcTTGAAGAATGAtggcttttctccttttctcctccacTGGAGTCCTAGTGATTCTCACAGTAGCACATAAGCACGTAAGAACCACATAAGCAGTGCTGTGTTTCAGGGTCAGCACTGTTTACACTCCTGGATTAAGATTATTTACATTTGATATTATGTTTATAAATCTTAGCAATATTCTCAAACGTAAGTGAAGAATTCTTTATATTCCAGATGCTAAGGTAGAAAAGTAGGGTGTTATGTTTAgggtgttttgttttccattctgtatgtgtatatataatctttattaacaaaaatacaaatacaacaacagaaacaatataaaatacgTAAAGAAAAGCTAATCATTTAGATCCTCATGTCCACTTTCTGATGCCAAATCCCCCTATTTTCTCATCTTCTAGAGGTAAACAATGTTAGCAGCCTGGGGtccatttttctctcttacaCCATTTCCTTGTACAAGCAAATgtaaggagggagagagagagggagagagaattaCATAATTTGTTTTGACCAAAATACAATCATGCACATGCAGTAAAGTACAACTTATTTTCTCACTTGACAATATCATGGTCATCCATATAAGTCGTTAGACATACATCTATTGTTATTGTTCTTATTTCCAACTTGCTtgtgaaaacacacacagaattttGTGTCAATACCATACATTgtgatttgttttccttccatcttttatttttgcttatctcTCTACTTCTCATTCCCACTTTCACCCATcgctttttttctcctttctaggTAACACTTATCAACAACTTACTATGTTTCATTCCATACGTCTTTCTAAGGTTCACTTTACCATATCAAAcattcaaacacacacagacacatacacacacacacatgcacacagtggTAGCATCTGGCAGCAGAAGAGAAAGTGTATGGCagctgggagcaggaggaagtgaggttttcttattgttttattttaaaataaagaaataatacatcTTTGCATCTTGGTCAGCAATAGTTGTTACAGCTCCTCCTAACTTTTGCCATTCTAATGGATGCATAATGATATCTCATTGgtactttaatttgcattctccTAAATGCTAGTTTgtttaaatatcttttgaatgTTTGTCGTGCCATACGTTTGatcttttgagaattatttctttgtattctttgtccatttttcacaTGGGTTATTTGTATGTTTCTTGCATTTATTAAAGTATCTTTGCATATTATAGGTATTACTCCTTCATCTGTCTTCCTTGTTGTATTTTCCCTAGCTTTCATGTCTATTAATTATTTTGCAGTGTATTTTGCTGTGCACAAATACTAAATTTTTACATAATCAAATACGTCTATAATTTATTTGGTTGTTTCTTGGCTGTCCGTATTAGTGAAAATTATCTTCTCCACAGAGTAGTTTTTAACAGGGACTAAAACAAAAACTAGTCCTTAGTAAATAATAAACTGTCATCGATGTCCAAATTGAGCATTGTGACAATCAAGGTTTTATTGCACTGAAATGAGTTAACAAAGGAGATGTCTTAATGTCTTTCCCAAAagaattaaatacattatttgaaaaatcagaagTCCCATGCAAGTTGTATAATCTAGTGGCTACTGCATACAGCTTTGGAGTCAAATAATTTGGATTTAAATCCTTGCTCTATCACTTACTAGCAGGATACTTTTCCCCAAAAGTATCTTAATCACTTGAAATATTAAGTGATTTCTTTCTTAATcacttgaaatattattttttctcaagtATAAAATGGGATATTAATAAGACCTTCCCTATAGGAAAATGAAACATGTAAGATGTTTAGTATATTATCTGCTATTTTATTATGCACATTCAGGGAGCACCACTCCTATCAACATCCCTCAAATAACAATGCATGTGGCTTTTAATTTCATCCAGGTTATATGAGCACAATGTAAAAGAAACCAACGTATTAGAACATGTTTAGTTCAACAAATAAACCAATCAATATTTTTAACTGCCACCCTCTcctcaataaaattaattaattgatagCATATTTCATTTTCCAGGAGGAATTATCATTTTCTGAGCATGCAGAGGTTACATGACATTATGCTCAATACTGGGCAATTGATTAAAAAGCTTATCTTTCAATTTCTATAGTTAATTAGGAGTCAAAAGAAGACAGACTAAATAATCAGAAAACCCAAACTAAGGAGACTACAAGTTGATTCACTGTTGCTATTCAAGGAAAGtgggtgttgttgttgttgttgttgttgttgttgttttgtattaAACTGGAAAGCACTTCAAGGAAGTACTTATTTCAGGTGAAATCAGTCAAAACGCAAATTGAAGTAAAACACATAAGAACCGTCGAACTTGGTTcactttatactttttatttttttctgggacaCATGTtccttcataataaaataaagcaagtaaATCCCTCTCTTATTCTGGGCCtgatttctcatctctaaaatgaaaaattgaacTAGGTGAGCTGTAATTTCAAATTGTATGGCTAGCATAGTGGGATGAATTTGTCATTTCTTAGTTGTGCCTGCCTGAAAGATATCGGTCATATGTCTGCCCATAACAGTGATGGACTACGGATAGAATATGAGGCTAACTAGATAGTAGAAGTGACTGACACACTAGAGCACAAAAAAAATAATGGTAACATTGGACGGAGATTATTACCACAAGAAATTATTCTTAGGAGGATTCATGAATTATTGGGTACCACTGATTTCTAAAGGTTTTTGAAACATTTTCGAGATCTTTGTACAATATATAATCATGATTCTGgaggtaatttatttttgaaactgtcattacctgatttttttttttttttgagacagagtctcgcgcgatctcggctcactgcaacctccacctcccagtttcaagcgattctcctgcctcagcctcccgtgtagctgggactataggtgcccaccaccacgcccagctaattttttgtatttttagtagagacgggatttcaccgtgttagccaggatggtttcgatctcctgacttcgtgatctgcccacctcagcctcccaaagtgctgggattacaggcgtgagccaccgcgcctggtcaccTGATTTTATCTATTGAAAAGAATACTGGAGTTGTTTTAATTTGAAGCCATCCCACTGTATTTGATAAAGTTACAGTCAAGTACCAGTGTAACTGAATGCCccagacagacagaaagataTAAGTGCCTACtgatatgtttctgtttttatttcctctgctGGTTATTTCCATATCtctgaataatatatttatatgactACTTCTCAATTTTACACATTTTCCATTGGTTTTCTTCCATAAAAGATAAAGATATAGGTTGTGTACATcatcctctcttcttctctctaaTTGAGTCctacatttgtttttaatatatttgccaATTACctttataacattaaatattatatttgtaaCCTTTTTCCTACCCTTTTTCCCTacttttctcttctgttcttcatttctgtaccttttctttagttcttttttaaaaagtgctcttTTAATAGTTCCCTGCAATGACCTTTCACTGAATATTATGGTCTTGTCTGTACCTACATTAACTTGTAATCTCTTGCCTTTATAAAAACTATCTCTTCCCTTAACTTCCCTGAGTTTCTACtattgtggttttctttcttgctactacttttctttttcctctcctacTACTGTTTCCATATCTTCAATTCTTAcacttcttcctcttcctacaTCCAACTCAAAGTTGTTTTCTATGGCTCAGTTATTAGACCTCAACTCTTCTCTATATACTCTGGGAGCATTAGTCTACCACTATGGCTTAAATTTTCACTTCTTTGTAGACATTTCAAACTGTATATCCCTAGACTATTTTCTCATCCTAAATTTTGTCTATTAGCTCCTATATTCAAACACTTTCTAAGCTCCAagagatcagaaaaaaatgaattttttaaatttcatttttaatttaaatttaatccaCCATTGGGGCCTTTTCTGTTATTCTGGTAAAGTCATTTGCAAATGAGAAATATAGTACCTAACCTACCCATTATAACAAATTGTTCTTAggttcaaatattaaaaaaaggtGTGAAAGGGTTTTATAAATGACAAATCATTATACAAATGTAAGACTTTATTACTACTATTACTGCCTTATGCCTTCATTTATATTGCCCCTCTTTTTTCTTGCAATTggtttctccttcttctccagtTGTCTTCTTCAAAGCTTGACTTTCCCTCAAAACACTGTAACACTTATATTGCTCTCTATTTGTTGGGTTGATATTAATATTGTGTTCTAATTCTTTCCAACTACTGTCACACTCAGAGTATCATTCTGCATGTAGAAGATAATTAACAACTATTTGTTGACTGATTAACTTAAAAGTTTGGTAATAAGTTGAAAGTTTATATTTGGAATTTTGTCATATTTAGGAGAATTATCAATCTTTATTACTATGTTTTATCTATCAATAAATATTCCTTGAGCAAATATTCcgtgtcaggcactgttcaaaTCAATGAAGATATAAAATGCATATCTATTTCTTTCAAGGAAGTTAAAGTTTTCACCTAGGGAATAAAAATTCTAGCAGCTTTTGTTTTAGTTGTCCTCTCTAAATAAAATAACCTTCTCTGAAAATAGGAACActcaaaatattatacaaaacCAAGAAGCTTTACATTCTTTTCTCATCTATGTAATTTACTCAGTTATTATTATGGTTGTGCATTGTATCTATCTTCTGCTAAAAAGTAAGCTGCATGATGACAAAGCTCTTTAATTTGTTTACTAATGTATTTGAAATTCCCAAGAAAGTGGGCACTCAATATTTGCTGAAAAATTGAATGTGGCATTTGTTAGAGGACTaccaaaaaatgaatgaaagaatttcTTGGCAGTTGTATAAACACAGCTGGAGCTAGGTAATATCAAATTTAAGTATGTTCAGTTCATAAATTTTTTATTCATACCACAAAGCTGAAGTAATATTTCAGCTTGGTTA
It encodes:
- the CYLC1 gene encoding cylicin-1 isoform X1, with the translated sequence MSLPRLKVNIRTYDNSIPISESSRKSWNQKHFALTFPKPLQRGTNDKSRPLKSQITVTRHDKRKLEEGQKPAHKWIRHSFRKILQWPPIYTAAREQTPFRHLYTSKTHLKKAEYKKSKDEKGGTPLKKDSKKKGGSYATNPESKQIVEEKTKRQNEADKTPLKSSHENEQSKKSKSSSETNPESQNSKTVSKNCSQKDKKDSKNSKKTNTEFLHTKNNPKKDLKRSKTSNDPISEICSENSLNVDFLMLVGQSDDESINFDAWLRNYSQNNSKNYSLKYTKYTKKDTKKNAKKSSDAESEDSKDAKKDSKKVKKNVKKDDKKKDVKKDTESTDAESGDSKDERKDTKKDKKKLKKDDKKKDTKKYPESTDTESGDAKDARNDSRNLKKASKNDDKKKDAKKITFSTDSESELESKESQKDEKKDKKDSKTDNKKSVKNDEESTDADSEPKGDSKKGKKDEKKGKKDSKKDDKKKDAKKNAESTEMESDLELKKDKKHSKEKKGSKKDIKKDARKDTESTDAEFDESSKTGFKTSTKIKGSDTESEESLYKPGAKKKIDESDGTSANSKMEGLESKRGFRMSSKKTTFNEKGEKASTGRVPPSREKPPLPACEPSLPSPKVRRLCWCKMPPPPPKPRYAPLPEAPWIHKLL
- the CYLC1 gene encoding cylicin-1 isoform 1 (isoform 1 is encoded by transcript variant 1), coding for MSLPRLLKVNIRTYDNSIPISESSRKSWNQKHFALTFPKPLQRGTNDKSRPLKSQITVTRHDKRKLEEGQKPAHKWIRHSFRKILQWPPIYTAAREQTPFRHLYTSKTHLKKAEYKKSKDEKGGTPLKKDSKKKGGSYATNPESKQIVEEKTKRQNEADKTPLKSSHENEQSKKSKSSSETNPESQNSKTVSKNCSQKDKKDSKNSKKTNTEFLHTKNNPKKDLKRSKTSNDPISEICSENSLNVDFLMLVGQSDDESINFDAWLRNYSQNNSKNYSLKYTKYTKKDTKKNAKKSSDAESEDSKDAKKDSKKVKKNVKKDDKKKDVKKDTESTDAESGDSKDERKDTKKDKKKLKKDDKKKDTKKYPESTDTESGDAKDARNDSRNLKKASKNDDKKKDAKKITFSTDSESELESKESQKDEKKDKKDSKTDNKKSVKNDEESTDADSEPKGDSKKGKKDEKKGKKDSKKDDKKKDAKKNAESTEMESDLELKKDKKHSKEKKGSKKDIKKDARKDTESTDAEFDESSKTGFKTSTKIKGSDTESEESLYKPGAKKKIDESDGTSANSKMEGLESKRGFRMSSKKTTFNEKGEKASTGRVPPSREKPPLPACEPSLPSPKVRRLCWCKMPPPPPKPRYAPLPEAPWIHKLL
- the CYLC1 gene encoding cylicin-1 isoform 2 (isoform 2 is encoded by transcript variant 2) codes for the protein MSLPRLKVNIRTYDNSIPISESSRKSWNQKHFALTFPKPLQRGTNDKSRPLKSQITVTPEAPWIHKLL